The region tttatttgataaaagagaatttttttctgattcttcatttgttataaaattattattatgtttcatattatgattattcATAAGATGgacattatttttattatgatcataattctttgaaaaattattaatttgaAATATATCCTTATATTCCTCTTCTAAAGCAAAATTATTCTTTCcattcatatttttaaaagaattatcTTGGGTTGAATTAACAGATCTATTTGTATATATGCCATTATCTTTCCaaatttcatttttatgtttattaaatttatcACCTTGATTAaccattttttttttaaaggTTCAAAAAGAGTactttaattttttatttctttaacagaaaattataatgatgtatcagttattattataaataaatgcAAAGGTTAAGTATATAACtaaatcaaaaataaagaaataaatataaatatataaatatatatatatattatatatatatttttttttttttttatgtgtattgaaaaattatattaatgcataataatatgtacattatatttttatatatataaaaaaatgaaacacttattttttccatgtgataaaataaaaaaaaaaaaaaataaaaataataaaaaggacataaaatattttatttttttacatgTATTGTATcaatataaaatacaaatatataatttgttaACATAAACAAATAGTATTCATGTcttattttaaaaatattatagtTCATATGATTTTCAAATATTGTTgtgaataaaatataattcgTAGTATgtaaatgaaatatatacatatatatNNNNNNNNNNNNNNNNNNNNNNNNNNNNNNNNNNNNNNNNNNNNNNNNNNNNNNNNNNNNNNNNNNNNNNNNNNNNNNNNNNNNNNNNNNNNNNNNNNNNNNNNNNNNNNNNNNNNNNNNNNNNNNNNNNNNNNNNNNNNNNNNNNNNNNNNNNNNNNNNNNNNNNNNNNNNNNNNNNNNNNNNNNNNNNNNNNNNNNNNNNNNNNNNNNNNNNNNNNNNNNNNNNNNNNNNNNNNNNNNNNNNNNNNNNNNNNNNNNNNNNNNNNNNNNNNNNNNNNNNNNNNNNNNNNNNNNNNNNNNtatatatatatatatatattaagtaTAAGATATTTCTCATCACATCTGTGTAAACAtagttttattattattttttattttttatttttctttataaatattttatatttaaataaatcatatataaatatggaTGACGATAAGAATGACTACAATCCGGAAGAAGAAGTTGTCACAGGAAATTGGAATACACCAAAGGTAACcaaacaaaaaagaaaaaagcATAATACAAccacatatatatatatattataatatatatatgtatatattattgttatatttatttattcttaaaccttttttttatgttcatattttacatgtgtattattattattatttttttttttttgaaattGGCTAGATAGccatttttatattctaaGTGTTGAAATGTTAATATAcatgtatttttttttttttttttttttttttcctgAACGGTTCATGTAGGTTGAATTAAAAGAAGTGGAAATAAAAACAGGAGAAGAAGACGAAAGTTTATTTTGGTCAGGACGATCAAAATTGTATAGATGGGTTGAGGGTGAATGGAAAGAAAGAGGATTAGGTGaatcaaaattattattacataagaaaaaaggaataaTAAGATTTCTTTTAAGGCAAGAGAAAACTTTGAAAGTTGTAGCTAAccattatatatatcccAATGAATCATATTGTAAGCTTGTTCCAAATGCTGGAAgtgaaaaaatatatgcCTGGACAGTTAAAGATTTTGCAGAGGAACCAAAAATTGAACAGTTTGctttaaaatttaatacTGCCGATGCAgcaaaattatttaaacaAAAGTTTGATGAGGCAGGACAAGTTAATCTTAAACTTTTAGATAGTCAAGGAAATTTGAAAGAAAAGGTTGAAgacaaaaaagaaaaggaaaaggAAAAGAAAGAAGATAACcatgataatgataaaaaaacaaaagaagatgaagaagaaaagaaGGAAAAAGTCGAAAAGGATgagaaaaataaagaagacGAAAAGGATAAAGTAAAACAAGATGTTAAGgaagatgaagaagaaaagaaGGATAAGGTTGAAAAGGAtgaggaaaaaaaaaaagatgacaaagaaaaagaagaaaaagtcaaagaagatgataaaaataaggaAGAGAAAGATAAGGATGATAAAACCAAAGATGATGATACTTCTAAGgataaaaaggaaaaggatgttgaaaaaaaagaggatgttaaagaagaagaaaaggagaaagaaaaggatgataaaaaaagtgacgataaaaaaagtgatgataaaaaaagtgatgaagaagaaaatattaaaagagAAGATTAATaggaaatataaaatatatatatatatatatatatatatatatatataaatatttatgtatgtattttataatattatatatatgtaataaataaataatttatataatgttaattttatattattacattatatatgaaaatgtTTATGTTagtttattttatgtttttatttaattttttttttttttttttctttttttttcttcttttaaattatacTAATATGTgaaatttaaaaaataaatagaaaaaaaaaaaaaaaaactgaaaaatatatacttttaaaaaaataacatataataaaattatatatatat is a window of Plasmodium gaboni strain SY75 chromosome 4, whole genome shotgun sequence DNA encoding:
- a CDS encoding putative ran binding protein 1 translates to MDDDKNDYNPEEEVVTGNWNTPKVELKEVEIKTGEEDESLFWSGRSKLYRWVEGEWKERGLGESKLLLHKKKGIIRFLLRQEKTLKVVANHYIYPNESYCKLVPNAGSEKIYAWTVKDFAEEPKIEQFALKFNTADAAKLFKQKFDEAGQVNLKLLDSQGNLKEKVEDKKEKEKEKKEDNHDNDKKTKEDEEEKKEKVEKDEKNKEDEKDKVKQDVKEDEEEKKDKVEKDEEKKKDDKEKEEKVKEDDKNKEEKDKDDKTKDDDTSKDKKEKDVEKKEDVKEEEKEKEKDDKKSDDKKSDDKKSDEEENIKRED